A genomic stretch from Arachis stenosperma cultivar V10309 chromosome 3, arast.V10309.gnm1.PFL2, whole genome shotgun sequence includes:
- the LOC130966209 gene encoding pathogenesis-related homeodomain protein-like isoform X3, with product MHYNDGKSLQMLSSTKQPGEKISFGPIVDRNDADGEVNIQKVKRRRRRKRRRDNVDLDDALRLQRRTRYLLIKMKVEQNLIDAYSGEGWKGQSREKIRPEKELQRAKKQILKCKLGIRDVICQLDALSSVGRIEDSVIAPDGSVYHEHIFCAKCKLPEAFPDNDIILCDGTCNRAFHQRCLDPPLDTENIPPGDQCWFCKFCECKMEILEATNAHLGTDFSLDSTWQDVFKEEATVPDDCAALLNPEEEWPSDDPEDDDYNPDRRENTHNINAEGTDESPSDSSSSISLSSLNDEYSPVDKAMSLEYLSVNSCVDSDGYGEIVCSRRQRKAVDYRKLYDEMFKDAPPCEQVSEDEDWGPGKRKRREKESDAANTLMTLHESDNKFPNNENNDTVREGTHTHIKRSCFRIPHHAVEKLRQVFADNELPPRSVKEHISKELGIDAAKVSKWFKNARYLALKTRKHQVKGGELPLSLLCKTSKGSSLQNVDKDEILQKSKASKIVMVHSPNNGNGITDRQKVKSSGSIWKKRQPEISPAKTAENGNKDLEEGSDDVGLKKLLQEKKRKMEFVFGGDSKAAELEFERLSKLKAKLDSMKVKLIEVQNHRAKGAKEPCVIYVPTAQLREKG from the exons ATGCATTACAATGATGGGAAATCTTTGCAGATGCTCTCTTCGACAAAGCAACCGGGGGAGAAAATTTCTTTTGGTCCTATTGTCGACAGGAACGATGCTGATGGGGAAGTGAATATTCAAAAAGTtaagagaaggagaaggaggaaaagGCGAAGGGATAATGTGGATCTTGATGATGCTTTGCGCCTGCAGAGGAGAACAAGGTATCTGTTAATCAAAATGAAGGTAGAGCAGAATCTTATAGATGCATACTCTGGAGAAGGCTGGAAAGGTCAAAg TCGAGAAAAGATTAGACCGGAGAAGGAACTACAAAGAGCAAAGAAGCAGATTTTAAAATGTAAACTTGGTATTCGCGATGTCATTTGCCAGTTGGATGCTCTTAGTTCTGTGGGCAGGATTGAAGATTCCGTCATTGCTCCAGATGGATCTGTTTATCATGAACAT ATATTCTGTGCAAAATGCAAGTTGCCTGAAGCATTCCCCGATAATGACATTATACTCTGCGACGGCACATGCAATCGTGCTTTTCACCAAAGATGTCTCGACCCACCGTTGGACACTGAAAATA TTCCTCCTGGAGACCAATGCTGGTTTTGCAAGTTTTGTGAATGTAAGATGGAAATACTCGAGGCAACGAATGCTCATCTTGGGACTGACTTCTCCTTGGACAGTACATGGCAG GATGTATTCAAGGAAGAAGCTACTGTACCTGATGATTGTGCCGCTTTATTAAATCCGGAAGAAGAATGGCCGTCAGATGATCCAGAAGATGATGATTATAACCCGGACAGGAGAGAAAACACTCACAACATCAATGCAGAAGGCACTGATGAAAGTCCATCTGATTCAAGCAGCTCTATCAGTCTTTCATCCTTAAACGATGAATATTCTCCTGTAGACAAAGCCATGAGCCTTGAATATCTTTCTGTTAATAGTTGCGTTGATTCTGATGGATATGGGGAAATAGTATGCAGCCGCAGGCAGCGTAAAGCAGTTGACTACAGGAAACTTTATGAT GAAATGTTTAAGGATGCTCCTCCATGTGAACAAGTGAGTGAAGATGAAGACTGGGGTCCTGGCAAAAGAAAGCGGAGAGAAAAGGAATCTGATGCTGCTAATACACTTATGACGCTGCACGAAAGCGATAATAAATTTCCGAATAATGAGAACAACGATACAGTAAGAGAGggcacacacacacatataaaAAGATCTTGCTTCAGAATTCCACATCATGCAGTTGAG AAGCTTCGCCAAGTTTTCGCAGACAATGAACTTCCTCCGAGATCCGTGAAGGAACACATTTCAAAAGAGTTGGGAATCGATGCTGCAAAG GTTAGCAAGTGGTTTAAAAATGCTCGTTACTTAGCTCTTAAAACCAGGAAG CATCAAGTCAAAGGAGGAGAGCTGCCTTTGAGTTTGTTGTGTAAGACCTCGAAGGGTTCCAGTTTACAAAATGTGGACAAAGATGAGATTTTGCAGAAATCAAAGGCCTCTAAAATTGTGATGGTTCATTCACCGAATAATGGTAACGGTATTACCGATAGACAGAAAGTGAAGTCATCTGGCAGTATTTGGAAAAAAAGGCAACCGGAAATATCTCCTGCTAAGACAGCAGAAAATGGCAACAAG GACTTGGAAGAAGGGAGTGATGATGTTGGCTTGAAGAAGCTGctacaagaaaagaaaagaaagatggAATTTGTGTTTGGAGGAGACTCTAAGGCAGCAGAGTTGGAATTTGAAAGACTTAGCAAATTGAAGGCTAAACTAGATAGCATGAAGGTTAAATTAATTGAAGTTCAAAACCACAGAGCAAAGGGTGCAAAGGAACCATGTGTTATATATGTGCCCACAGCTCAGTTAAGGGAAAAAGGTTGA
- the LOC130966209 gene encoding pathogenesis-related homeodomain protein-like isoform X2, with protein sequence MRDTEKKLNKRGFRKSSHSREHTDSKLDLSPRFETSSNKGQGKKQKLKSKPHKLVVCRATSRGTATDSSSIKGSIKDASSEKLIVGQNMHYNDGKSLQMLSSTKQPGEKISFGPIVDRNDADGEVNIQKVKRRRRRKRRRDNVDLDDALRLQRRTRYLLIKMKVEQNLIDAYSGEGWKGQSREKIRPEKELQRAKKQILKCKLGIRDVICQLDALSSVGRIEDSVIAPDGSVYHEHIFCAKCKLPEAFPDNDIILCDGTCNRAFHQRCLDPPLDTENIPPGDQCWFCKFCECKMEILEATNAHLGTDFSLDSTWQDVFKEEATVPDDCAALLNPEEEWPSDDPEDDDYNPDRRENTHNINAEGTDESPSDSSSSISLSSLNDEYSPVDKAMSLEYLSVNSCVDSDGYGEIVCSRRQRKAVDYRKLYDEMFKDAPPCEQVSEDEDWGPGKRKRREKESDAANTLMTLHESDNKFPNNENNDTVREGTHTHIKRSCFRIPHHAVEKLRQVFADNELPPRSVKEHISKELGIDAAKHQVKGGELPLSLLCKTSKGSSLQNVDKDEILQKSKASKIVMVHSPNNGNGITDRQKVKSSGSIWKKRQPEISPAKTAENGNKDLEEGSDDVGLKKLLQEKKRKMEFVFGGDSKAAELEFERLSKLKAKLDSMKVKLIEVQNHRAKGAKEPCVIYVPTAQLREKG encoded by the exons ACAGCAACTGATTCTTCTTCCATCAAGGGGTCAATCAAAGATGCTTCAAGTGAAAAATTGATTGTTGGACAAAATATGCATTACAATGATGGGAAATCTTTGCAGATGCTCTCTTCGACAAAGCAACCGGGGGAGAAAATTTCTTTTGGTCCTATTGTCGACAGGAACGATGCTGATGGGGAAGTGAATATTCAAAAAGTtaagagaaggagaaggaggaaaagGCGAAGGGATAATGTGGATCTTGATGATGCTTTGCGCCTGCAGAGGAGAACAAGGTATCTGTTAATCAAAATGAAGGTAGAGCAGAATCTTATAGATGCATACTCTGGAGAAGGCTGGAAAGGTCAAAg TCGAGAAAAGATTAGACCGGAGAAGGAACTACAAAGAGCAAAGAAGCAGATTTTAAAATGTAAACTTGGTATTCGCGATGTCATTTGCCAGTTGGATGCTCTTAGTTCTGTGGGCAGGATTGAAGATTCCGTCATTGCTCCAGATGGATCTGTTTATCATGAACAT ATATTCTGTGCAAAATGCAAGTTGCCTGAAGCATTCCCCGATAATGACATTATACTCTGCGACGGCACATGCAATCGTGCTTTTCACCAAAGATGTCTCGACCCACCGTTGGACACTGAAAATA TTCCTCCTGGAGACCAATGCTGGTTTTGCAAGTTTTGTGAATGTAAGATGGAAATACTCGAGGCAACGAATGCTCATCTTGGGACTGACTTCTCCTTGGACAGTACATGGCAG GATGTATTCAAGGAAGAAGCTACTGTACCTGATGATTGTGCCGCTTTATTAAATCCGGAAGAAGAATGGCCGTCAGATGATCCAGAAGATGATGATTATAACCCGGACAGGAGAGAAAACACTCACAACATCAATGCAGAAGGCACTGATGAAAGTCCATCTGATTCAAGCAGCTCTATCAGTCTTTCATCCTTAAACGATGAATATTCTCCTGTAGACAAAGCCATGAGCCTTGAATATCTTTCTGTTAATAGTTGCGTTGATTCTGATGGATATGGGGAAATAGTATGCAGCCGCAGGCAGCGTAAAGCAGTTGACTACAGGAAACTTTATGAT GAAATGTTTAAGGATGCTCCTCCATGTGAACAAGTGAGTGAAGATGAAGACTGGGGTCCTGGCAAAAGAAAGCGGAGAGAAAAGGAATCTGATGCTGCTAATACACTTATGACGCTGCACGAAAGCGATAATAAATTTCCGAATAATGAGAACAACGATACAGTAAGAGAGggcacacacacacatataaaAAGATCTTGCTTCAGAATTCCACATCATGCAGTTGAG AAGCTTCGCCAAGTTTTCGCAGACAATGAACTTCCTCCGAGATCCGTGAAGGAACACATTTCAAAAGAGTTGGGAATCGATGCTGCAAAG CATCAAGTCAAAGGAGGAGAGCTGCCTTTGAGTTTGTTGTGTAAGACCTCGAAGGGTTCCAGTTTACAAAATGTGGACAAAGATGAGATTTTGCAGAAATCAAAGGCCTCTAAAATTGTGATGGTTCATTCACCGAATAATGGTAACGGTATTACCGATAGACAGAAAGTGAAGTCATCTGGCAGTATTTGGAAAAAAAGGCAACCGGAAATATCTCCTGCTAAGACAGCAGAAAATGGCAACAAG GACTTGGAAGAAGGGAGTGATGATGTTGGCTTGAAGAAGCTGctacaagaaaagaaaagaaagatggAATTTGTGTTTGGAGGAGACTCTAAGGCAGCAGAGTTGGAATTTGAAAGACTTAGCAAATTGAAGGCTAAACTAGATAGCATGAAGGTTAAATTAATTGAAGTTCAAAACCACAGAGCAAAGGGTGCAAAGGAACCATGTGTTATATATGTGCCCACAGCTCAGTTAAGGGAAAAAGGTTGA
- the LOC130966209 gene encoding pathogenesis-related homeodomain protein-like isoform X1, producing MRDTEKKLNKRGFRKSSHSREHTDSKLDLSPRFETSSNKGQGKKQKLKSKPHKLVVCRATSRGTATDSSSIKGSIKDASSEKLIVGQNMHYNDGKSLQMLSSTKQPGEKISFGPIVDRNDADGEVNIQKVKRRRRRKRRRDNVDLDDALRLQRRTRYLLIKMKVEQNLIDAYSGEGWKGQSREKIRPEKELQRAKKQILKCKLGIRDVICQLDALSSVGRIEDSVIAPDGSVYHEHIFCAKCKLPEAFPDNDIILCDGTCNRAFHQRCLDPPLDTENIPPGDQCWFCKFCECKMEILEATNAHLGTDFSLDSTWQDVFKEEATVPDDCAALLNPEEEWPSDDPEDDDYNPDRRENTHNINAEGTDESPSDSSSSISLSSLNDEYSPVDKAMSLEYLSVNSCVDSDGYGEIVCSRRQRKAVDYRKLYDEMFKDAPPCEQVSEDEDWGPGKRKRREKESDAANTLMTLHESDNKFPNNENNDTVREGTHTHIKRSCFRIPHHAVEKLRQVFADNELPPRSVKEHISKELGIDAAKVSKWFKNARYLALKTRKHQVKGGELPLSLLCKTSKGSSLQNVDKDEILQKSKASKIVMVHSPNNGNGITDRQKVKSSGSIWKKRQPEISPAKTAENGNKDLEEGSDDVGLKKLLQEKKRKMEFVFGGDSKAAELEFERLSKLKAKLDSMKVKLIEVQNHRAKGAKEPCVIYVPTAQLREKG from the exons ACAGCAACTGATTCTTCTTCCATCAAGGGGTCAATCAAAGATGCTTCAAGTGAAAAATTGATTGTTGGACAAAATATGCATTACAATGATGGGAAATCTTTGCAGATGCTCTCTTCGACAAAGCAACCGGGGGAGAAAATTTCTTTTGGTCCTATTGTCGACAGGAACGATGCTGATGGGGAAGTGAATATTCAAAAAGTtaagagaaggagaaggaggaaaagGCGAAGGGATAATGTGGATCTTGATGATGCTTTGCGCCTGCAGAGGAGAACAAGGTATCTGTTAATCAAAATGAAGGTAGAGCAGAATCTTATAGATGCATACTCTGGAGAAGGCTGGAAAGGTCAAAg TCGAGAAAAGATTAGACCGGAGAAGGAACTACAAAGAGCAAAGAAGCAGATTTTAAAATGTAAACTTGGTATTCGCGATGTCATTTGCCAGTTGGATGCTCTTAGTTCTGTGGGCAGGATTGAAGATTCCGTCATTGCTCCAGATGGATCTGTTTATCATGAACAT ATATTCTGTGCAAAATGCAAGTTGCCTGAAGCATTCCCCGATAATGACATTATACTCTGCGACGGCACATGCAATCGTGCTTTTCACCAAAGATGTCTCGACCCACCGTTGGACACTGAAAATA TTCCTCCTGGAGACCAATGCTGGTTTTGCAAGTTTTGTGAATGTAAGATGGAAATACTCGAGGCAACGAATGCTCATCTTGGGACTGACTTCTCCTTGGACAGTACATGGCAG GATGTATTCAAGGAAGAAGCTACTGTACCTGATGATTGTGCCGCTTTATTAAATCCGGAAGAAGAATGGCCGTCAGATGATCCAGAAGATGATGATTATAACCCGGACAGGAGAGAAAACACTCACAACATCAATGCAGAAGGCACTGATGAAAGTCCATCTGATTCAAGCAGCTCTATCAGTCTTTCATCCTTAAACGATGAATATTCTCCTGTAGACAAAGCCATGAGCCTTGAATATCTTTCTGTTAATAGTTGCGTTGATTCTGATGGATATGGGGAAATAGTATGCAGCCGCAGGCAGCGTAAAGCAGTTGACTACAGGAAACTTTATGAT GAAATGTTTAAGGATGCTCCTCCATGTGAACAAGTGAGTGAAGATGAAGACTGGGGTCCTGGCAAAAGAAAGCGGAGAGAAAAGGAATCTGATGCTGCTAATACACTTATGACGCTGCACGAAAGCGATAATAAATTTCCGAATAATGAGAACAACGATACAGTAAGAGAGggcacacacacacatataaaAAGATCTTGCTTCAGAATTCCACATCATGCAGTTGAG AAGCTTCGCCAAGTTTTCGCAGACAATGAACTTCCTCCGAGATCCGTGAAGGAACACATTTCAAAAGAGTTGGGAATCGATGCTGCAAAG GTTAGCAAGTGGTTTAAAAATGCTCGTTACTTAGCTCTTAAAACCAGGAAG CATCAAGTCAAAGGAGGAGAGCTGCCTTTGAGTTTGTTGTGTAAGACCTCGAAGGGTTCCAGTTTACAAAATGTGGACAAAGATGAGATTTTGCAGAAATCAAAGGCCTCTAAAATTGTGATGGTTCATTCACCGAATAATGGTAACGGTATTACCGATAGACAGAAAGTGAAGTCATCTGGCAGTATTTGGAAAAAAAGGCAACCGGAAATATCTCCTGCTAAGACAGCAGAAAATGGCAACAAG GACTTGGAAGAAGGGAGTGATGATGTTGGCTTGAAGAAGCTGctacaagaaaagaaaagaaagatggAATTTGTGTTTGGAGGAGACTCTAAGGCAGCAGAGTTGGAATTTGAAAGACTTAGCAAATTGAAGGCTAAACTAGATAGCATGAAGGTTAAATTAATTGAAGTTCAAAACCACAGAGCAAAGGGTGCAAAGGAACCATGTGTTATATATGTGCCCACAGCTCAGTTAAGGGAAAAAGGTTGA